The genomic stretch CTTTTAAAGATACACGATCCCTTTTTAAAGATGATCTGAGAATGATCAATCATTTCCTCGTGGCTCGCGAAAGGGTCCCTAAAACTGAATCTCAAAAAGATAATGCTGAAAAAGAGAAACTGAAGCTGGCGGATAGCATCTCTGGGTTCATCTATAAAATCTCTGATGCATTTCCCTTGATCCTATTCTTAGAAGATCTCCACTGGGCTGATGAGGGCACCCTCTTCCTGCTCGAATTCCTGACCAGAAATGCTAGGGGGAAAAGAATTCTCCTTGTGGCCACCTTAAGGAAGGAAGAATCCTGTTTTGGACGCATCGCTAAATTTCTCTCAAAAAGCAGCGTCCATGCATCTTCCAAAAGGATAGATCTCAGGCATCTCAACAGAGAAGAGGTCTTCGAACTCGTCTCTGCCATGATCGGGAAGAAGAATGAAGTCTCAATCCTGGCCAACGAGATATTCCGAAAAACTGATGGGAACCCATTTTTTATCGAACAGGTCATGAGGAGCATCGCCGAGGACGTGGGAGCCGAGACTGAATCGGACTGGCAGGATAAAGTGCTTACCTATAAGAAGCAGATCAGCATACCTGCGACGATGCATGATGCGATCCTCAAGCGCATCGCAAGAATCGATGAAAAGAGCATTGAGCTTTTGAAGTATCTTGCCATCATCAATAAACCATCCACATTTGTATTCCTGACGAAATGCACTGCATGGACCGAAGGCGAGATGAAAGATCTCCTTGCCAATCTCATGAGAAGGGAGATCATCAGAGCGGAAAACGACGGAGAACGGGCTTATATTTTCAGTCACAACCAGATTAGAGAATATATTCTGGAATCTATTGCCGGGGTGGAAAGAACGCGAATCCATTCCAGAGTGGCTCATGCGTTGCTTGAATGCAAAGAACAGGAGCCGATCCTCGAAGATCTTGCCTATCATTTCGTACAGGCCGAAGAGAAACGTCAAGCTCTGATCTTCTCCATAAAGGCTGCAGAGAGGTCAGGGAGGATCTATGCTCACGAGAGAGCCATCGAGCATTACAACAATGCGCTTTGTTTCCTGCCTAAAGACTCACAACGGGAAAAGGTTGACATCCTGTTCAATCTCGCTCAAACGCATCTGGACCTCGGAGCCTTCGATAAAGGTATCAGCATCTACAGAGAGATCATCCAGTTTAGCAATAAAGAAAATTTAGATAGCGATCTTGCCCTTGCTCAGGAGAGATTGGGATGGGCTTATTGCATTGAAAGGAGCTTGCTGAAAGGTAAGGAGTTTTCTGAAAAAGCTTATCAGTTATACCAAAAGCTACGGAACCAGGAAGGGATGGCAAACGCCCTAAATAATCTAGGCTTAGCTCACGCGCGTATGGGTTTATTTGCACCTGCTCTCGACTACTTCCAAAGATCTCTCACACTCTGGAAGCGCTTAGGCAATAGCCTCCACATGATCAATCTCATAAACAATGTTGGAATAACGTATTTTAACCTCGGCAATATACAGGATTCCATTGCTTTCCTAAAGAGAGCTCTTGCCGATAGCGAAAAACATCATCACAAGAAAATGTCGATCGCCTCTTTCAACAATCTGGGAATTATCTATAAGAAGATGAATATGAGGAAAGAAGCCATTGAATGCTATGAAAGATGCCTTGTCATTGAGAAAGAAACAGGGAATAAATTTAATATGGCAATCACGAAACACAACTTAAGTGAATTATATAAGATGGAAACAAATTATGAGAGATCATTATCTTCTATATTAGAAGCCATTAATTTTGCTGAGCACTTGGGAAATATTAGCAGTCAGGCTTTCTATTCAAACAACACAGGAGATATCTATCAGCACATTGGAAGATTTGAGGATTCCAAGAGATTCCATAAAAAGGCATTCGAATTGTCCAAGGAATGCGGTGATAGGACGCAGGAAGCATATAGCCTCCTATCCCTGGCGGGAGACTATATCCTTGAGGAAAATATTGGAGAGGCAAAATCGCTCATTGAGGAAGCTTTTCAGATTTCAGAGCAGCTAAAAAACAGCAGGATAAGGTTCAAAGGGCTTTTGCATTTAATGAAGGCAAGCAATGCGGAAAAGGATTTCAGCAAGACTAAGCGAAGTTATCATGAGATTATCAGGCTGATGGGAAAAAGTCTTCTCGATGCGGAGGAGCTCTGCGAGGCAAAGATCCTGTATGCGGTAGCCCTTAAGGAAGCCAGGGAAAGTGAGAAAGCCAGCAAAACATTTATGGAAGCTCTGAAGATCGCCGAAGAAAAAGAGATGAAGGAGAAGATGCTCCTGGCTAATTACCATCTTGGCATGATTTCACTGGATGGAAAAGACTCATTGAAAGCCCGGGATTATCTTATCAGGTCGCGGGAGATTTTGGACAACATCTCCTCGACGTTTAAGAGCAAGGAGCTGATGGAAAGTTATCTCAACCACCCCGAGAGAAAGAAAATTATTGAACAAAGCGAGCAGTACAAGGAGGGACAAGTCATGACCGAACCGACGCAATCAGGTGAAATAAAAGCACCCCCGGCAAAGATGCTGGCGACTCTCTATGAGATCGTCCAGTTGATCAACTCAATACTTGATCCCGATGAGCTCCTTGAGAAGTTGATGGACCTGACCATTGAAACGGTGAAGGCTGAGCGAGGGTTGATCATCCTCGTAGATGAGAGCAGCGGCGAGATGTCCATCAAGGTGGCTAGAAATCTTGAAAAGGAGACAATCAAGGATGCCAGCCGGTACAGCCAGAGTATCGTGAAGGAGGCCGGCGCCGGGAAATCGATACTGACCCTTGATGCCATTAACGACAGCAGATTCAAAAAATCAAAGAGCGTTAGCCTGTACAAGATTCATTCACTCATGTGCGTTCCTATGAAGATCAAAGAGAGAGTAATCGGGACCGTCTATCTTGACAGCCGCAAGAGCGGACCCTTCTTCACTCATGATGATCTCGCATTCGTCGAAGCCCTGGCCAACCATGCTGCCATCGCAATTGAAAAAGCCCAGCTCTACGTGAAGTTGAAAATTGAAAACGCCTT from Acidobacteriota bacterium encodes the following:
- a CDS encoding sigma 54-interacting transcriptional regulator → MALILNGRYKILRKIGEGGAGTVFLAEDTLKKDKILALKKLHPSFGSKENYRSLKIEFDSLAKFNHPNLVRIFDLEKIKGKEDLFLTMEYIDGKNLAEISDSLREEELLDVIAQICRALDYIHRRGIIHRDIKPENILIIRENEKLTVRLMDFGLASAMEAAQSEIGGTLLYAAPEILKGKTPDGRSDLYSLGMIFYLISFGKYPFPASEPSDIIDWHLRGELSLQGRLKDNVPAFMPELISLLLQKDPSRRLDRAYKIIDFINEKSGLALKLETRESMEGFFKSADFIGRNSEFDEILRNIDLIKDARVRELNPLPTLLLIEGESGIGKSRLLREVKNRCQLGGLDVLTGYCYEGGISAYGPFVDIIKHALPLSHTIQTSFKDTRSLFKDDLRMINHFLVARERVPKTESQKDNAEKEKLKLADSISGFIYKISDAFPLILFLEDLHWADEGTLFLLEFLTRNARGKRILLVATLRKEESCFGRIAKFLSKSSVHASSKRIDLRHLNREEVFELVSAMIGKKNEVSILANEIFRKTDGNPFFIEQVMRSIAEDVGAETESDWQDKVLTYKKQISIPATMHDAILKRIARIDEKSIELLKYLAIINKPSTFVFLTKCTAWTEGEMKDLLANLMRREIIRAENDGERAYIFSHNQIREYILESIAGVERTRIHSRVAHALLECKEQEPILEDLAYHFVQAEEKRQALIFSIKAAERSGRIYAHERAIEHYNNALCFLPKDSQREKVDILFNLAQTHLDLGAFDKGISIYREIIQFSNKENLDSDLALAQERLGWAYCIERSLLKGKEFSEKAYQLYQKLRNQEGMANALNNLGLAHARMGLFAPALDYFQRSLTLWKRLGNSLHMINLINNVGITYFNLGNIQDSIAFLKRALADSEKHHHKKMSIASFNNLGIIYKKMNMRKEAIECYERCLVIEKETGNKFNMAITKHNLSELYKMETNYERSLSSILEAINFAEHLGNISSQAFYSNNTGDIYQHIGRFEDSKRFHKKAFELSKECGDRTQEAYSLLSLAGDYILEENIGEAKSLIEEAFQISEQLKNSRIRFKGLLHLMKASNAEKDFSKTKRSYHEIIRLMGKSLLDAEELCEAKILYAVALKEARESEKASKTFMEALKIAEEKEMKEKMLLANYHLGMISLDGKDSLKARDYLIRSREILDNISSTFKSKELMESYLNHPERKKIIEQSEQYKEGQVMTEPTQSGEIKAPPAKMLATLYEIVQLINSILDPDELLEKLMDLTIETVKAERGLIILVDESSGEMSIKVARNLEKETIKDASRYSQSIVKEAGAGKSILTLDAINDSRFKKSKSVSLYKIHSLMCVPMKIKERVIGTVYLDSRKSGPFFTHDDLAFVEALANHAAIAIEKAQLYVKLKIENALLKDVAHKIYKFDNIIGKSQEMKRVFSMIERVMESSLPVLIIGESGTGKELVARAIHFNGPRRNNIFLSENCSAISETLLESELFGHVRGSFTGAISDRKGLFELASHGTLFLDEIGDMSLSMQSKLLRALQEGEIRPIGSKKIIKVNPRIISASHMDLKRLIDEGKFREDLYYRLNVIQINIPPLRDRKTDIPMLVEHFLGKAAIEKRVKAIRIDDEVLSLFIKYRWPGNVRELENTINRLSLIATENYIDMKVLKSDRELYATITASYSKQDQREEPTRRTTEKIGSIRDKEKEMIVTALGEARGNKLEAARILGISRATIFRKIREYGIR